A genomic region of Paramormyrops kingsleyae isolate MSU_618 chromosome 19, PKINGS_0.4, whole genome shotgun sequence contains the following coding sequences:
- the rsph3 gene encoding radial spoke head protein 3 homolog isoform X2, giving the protein MYDRRVIRGNTYALHTLPTAAQLDPAELQRQPESRRRAAARKRPKDQQRVATPEPVEGRKHTDVQTDLYLEELSDRIEESNAGCQTDAFLDRPATPLFIPAKTGKDVATQIEDGELFDFDLEVRPLLEVLVGKTMEQALLEVMEEEELASLQAQQRAFEAQRDAELVEVQRLEERERRRHEEKERRIREQREVLQKEKELAEKVAARAFAQQHLTELLPSVYTVLQQHGFFYDPTQRDVETGFLPWLMEEVSSTLERRCAARTVLDMLIKDVTTQRVEAFHQGAYLSPDSK; this is encoded by the exons GCAGCCCAGCTGGACCCTGCGGAGCTGCAGAGGCAACCGGAGTCCCGCAGGAGAGCCGCCGCCCGCAAACGGCCTAAAGATCAGCAGCGGGTCGCGACCCCGGAGCCGGTGGAGGGCAGGAAGCACACGGACGTTCAGACCG ACCTGTACCTCGAGGAACTGAGTGATCGGATCGAGGAATCCAATGCAGGATGCCAGACCGATGCCTTTCTGGATAGGCCAGCAACTCCACTCTTTATTCCAGCGAAGACTGGCAAAGATGTGGCCACACAGATCGAGGACGGAGAG CTGTTCGACTTTGACCTGGAggtgcgccccctgctggaggtgCTGGTGGGGAAGACCATGGAGCAGGCCCTGCTGGAGGtgatggaggaggaagagctgGCCAGCCTGCAGGCGCAGCAGCGTGCCTTTGAGGCCCAGCGGGACGCCGAGCTGGTGGAGGTGCAGAGGCTGGAGGAGAGGGAGCGACGGCGTCATGAGGAGAAG GAGCGAAGGATCCGGGAGCAAAGGGAGGTCTTACAGAAGGAGAAGGAGCTGGCGGAGAAGGTGGCCGCTCGCGCCTTTGCTCAGCAGCACCTGACAGAGCTGCTGCCGTCCGTCTACACCGTGCTGCAACAGCATGGCTTCTTCTACGACCCCACTCAGAGAG ACGTGGAAACTGGGTTCCTGCCATGGCTGATGGAAGAAGTGAGCAGCACATTGGAAAGACGATGTGCAGCCAGGACTGTTTTGGACA TGCTCATCAAAGATGTGACAACGCAGAGGGTAGAGGCCTTCCACCAGGGGGCGTATTTGTCACCTGATTCGAAGTGA